The genomic region GATCACTGGAGGCCAATTCATTTATTAAACAATGATGCAAAAAGTTTTTTCTCTCATCTttgcaaagacaataaaaactggTGCGTgttccaaaacaacaacaacacactgcATCAGAAGCACCGTGTGGAGGCGTGATAGCCTCACAATGAAGCAGTGCACGTTGTAGAGCTGCTCTTCATACtgttggccaccagatgtctcCAGATGTCTTTAAGGTTTTAAATATGACTTTAGTGACTGGAAAGTGAAAgcgccaaaagtattcactcacccgTCCAAATCAGCGAGTTCAGGTGTCACTTCTATGGCCACAGGTGTGCAAACTCAAGCACCTGTGCAGCCTGcttctgcaaacatttgtggAAGAGTGCGTTGCTCTCAGGAGCTCCGTGAATTCCAGCGTTTTACGGCGATGGGATGCACCTTCTGCAATAAGGTGAGTTTTGACATTCCCTCGTTACTAAAGACTCCACAGAGAGCTGTGAGTGGAAGCGAACAACAAAGTGGGAGCGATGGGGAAggacagcaactcagccaccAAGCGGTAAGCAACGTAAAACACAGATGCTGAAGTACCTAGTGGCCAACTTTCagtacagacctccaaacttcatgtggccttcagatgaAACTGGTGCTTCATCCcagccttacatcaccaagcCCAATGCAAAGCATCAGATGTAGCGGTGTAAAGCACGCCGCCACTAGACTCCAGAGCAGTGAAGGCGTGTTCTCCCTCTGGGAATCTGATGGATGAATCATCTGTTGTGACTACATCaacctcacacactcactcaggcTCTTTCAAACATCTGAGTTTCTGCGCCCCAGTGGCCGGCCTCAGCACCAGTGCATCGGACTGCTTCTGCCCTCGACATCCCATCTGACGCTTGGAGAGCCCACAGGAAGCTGGGCCCATGTTGTTTGTTCAGGCTGCACCAGGTCATCAGGCACCCTCCCTAGACTCAGTGCTGGAGCTCTGAGTGACAAATCTGTCACAGGGGCCATCTAAATGGCTCTTTGGATCAGGTGGTGGTCAGATGATCAGATCATCGTCCCATaccatgaaaatgtaaataatatgaAAGCATTCATAAGCTCCCTTTATTAACATACTTCAGCTAGAACATAAAAACCACATATAAAGTTCTATAGGTCCCTGTCATGAAGCGGCTCTGACCCACTGGAGGGAAAACGTGAAAACTTACACTTTCTTCACAAGCTGATCATTATTAACATGTCCCAAAACCTTTAATCTAGCAAAGCATTTACAAGTGGAAAGGCCACTGAGTTTAATCTGATAAAATGAGAGTTTGGCATTTAAACCACAAATCTTATTACATATTAAAACTGCAGAATGCACGTTGCTATAAATTGTTAATGCAATTAAAACtctttaaagctttttaaagaCATTGAAGAATTGTTCTGTCTTTTTAACAACTTTCAAAGCTTTGTTCAGCCTTCAGGTGAAGCGAGCCGACCCGGAGAAATAAAGACGAAAACAATTCATCAGCACTAAGAAGtttaattcttttgttttttcaaatttgACCAAAGCTGCCATGTTAGACCTGAGCATGTAACATTCCTGTTTGGGTGGTTAATCAACTGTTCACAGTCTCATCTGAAGACATGCAGTGTGTCAGAGTTTGAACTGCTTACAGCCCCACATACAGAGCTTTAATCCAAGGCTGCAGCCTGGAAGCTGCTGTGTCCATCCACCTGCAGGTAAACACAGGCTGtgtgtgaaagctgcagcttcatcaCCAGTGTTACAGAAGGTGTCTTCAGTTAGTGCACAGCTGTGTGATCAcgttttagcagcaataacagcACATTAAAACTACTGTGGTTATTTCCCTGGGCttggatgagtgtgtgtgtgtgtgtgtgtgtgtgtgtgtgtgtcagcagagACTCCAGATGATGGTGAGCATGGCCATGATGCCATTAAGAACAGCAACTCCATATCCCACGTGGAAGCCACGGTCAGAAGCGTCTCTAGAAGAAGAGAGATATTATTGATTAGTGTTATTTTAATATCAAGAAATTAAATGTACAGTACTGTAAAACTGTCTTACAGTACTGTacatttaactcattcactgccattgacgtctatagacgtcaattacgtttccaatgggaggggctagaatacaacctcgggcagcttgtcagtgaacatcagactgcttgaaatgtatttttcacaaaaagctcgttttctccctttttgtggtcaaaacaggcatttttggtggaacccacctctcttctacagctgattactaaagaatggaaaatggtagaaacaagcttttttttttggatggaagaagagagtctgttcttcattttggtaggttcagcgtttatatgatcataacacacagttttctgtggctcttcaaaaatgagtaaaaatgctcaaaaaccctggcagtgaatgagttaagtatAATATAGAGTATAAAagtatttccctttttttcacatttgttagACTTAAATGTTTCTTAAATAACCAATCgaataaatacaaatgcaggTTTTAAATCATTATTTCATTCATTAAGGGGAcgaaagaacacaaaggctcgCTGCTTCGGGAACAGCGGATGTCTGTAACTCaggaggttggtggtttgattcctcACTGTTTAGATCTACGTGTGAAATATCTCGGGCGACATACTGAACCCCAGGTTCCTCTCTAATGCATCTGTTGGAGTGTGAAGTctccaaaaacagcagcaagtccacctctgaatggctcaaTAACTAAATGAAGGTTTGGCAgtgacccagtcaaagtccagactgaAACCAGATTGAGACTGTTTggccttaaacaggctgttcaTGCTGGAACAAGGGCCAGTTACTTTAGAAGAGTTCAGGGACCAGGTAGATTAGGATAGATtgtcttaataaatgaaaactaCACTTGGTATTCACTCAGGTTTTCTTTGTGTAATATTCAAATTTGTTTGATGTGaagaacagaagagaaaaaacgTGTAAGAAATCAGCATTATAAGGGAGAATTCCTGATTCTTCTGCTCATACAAAGCGTATCCCAGCGTGTTACCTGACGTGGGCCACTGTCCGCAGTGTCGGGAAATCCATACCAGGCTGGAACGAGTCAAGGTAGGTGAGCATCCACGAGAAGACGCAGCAGATGCATCCTACTAAtactgacaggaccaggagactcCAGAAGCCTGATTACACACAGTGCAGGATCAGGGTTTACAGTTTCTACAGCCTGGATCTCTTcccttgttttacacaataaGGGAGAAACCACTGTTGGAGCAACAGCATCGTCCTTGTCACACTGAGTTTGACTGCTTCCACTCCGTActgataaaacatgtttttgttttggtgttacaataaaaacaatatatacagaaacacagaactTTTGGACAGCAGGTGACCCACAGTCTCAATAAACATGTCTATGGCAAAGTTGTTGTTATGTGCATCTCTTTTGTTACTTTAGTAAAGATTAGCTGCTAAGATTTTGCAGAATAATAAGTAATGAAAGCTGCAGCCCTCAGATATTTACACCAGTTACTTTGTACAGTACTTTTCAGAAATGTTGAAACATGGTATTAGAGCTTTCTCTAAGTATATGTGCTGCACATGAAACCAAAGACAGTGTAAACCGAGCATGATGGTGAACACAAGTATCTGGACGGAGCAGTAAATACAGAGCTTATACTTACCGAGCATCTTCTCCTCAGTGCCATCCTCTCCTGTCACCCTCTCTGCCCGCAGCTCTGAAACAATCACAACTTATGCTGACCAACACTTGTTAAAAAGCCAGATCCCATCTGGTCCTGTGCCAGACGAGCACTTTAACAGAGCTCGGAAATAAAGTTATATATacaagttatatatatatatatatatatatatatatatatatatatatatatatatatatatatattataatgatataataaatatttgacatGTCAGCAGttttctaagtaaatatatttcttaaCATGTTATAAGGTGTTACTGACATGAGATTCTCACCAGCTGTCGGCAACAACCCATCCagtgcacacatgcaaagaaatcatCCACAGATGtgcatttattcattattatgtGCAATAATGAAACATCATTgaacaaatgtatttaatactTAAAGCATTTGCTGGTGATGACTGTATTATAAACATGCCTTTGGACTGACCGATCATCCTACAGTAAAAAcaggtttttccttttctgatcCCACTGATCTGATCCTGATTTGCGCGTGCGGTACAGGGCCGCGCGCTTACCTTTGAGTATGGGGTAGATGAGGGCGCAGAGAAACCCGACCGCGGCCACTGCTCCGGCCGAGCCCAGCACCGACAGCGCGACCACGGGCCATGGTTTGGGGCCGTTCCGCCTCGCGCTCCTGGCGGGCTCCTGTCCGAACATGTAACGCTGCTCACGCAAACGAACAAATGAAAACGTCTGCAAATCAAACCTTTTCACAGCCGCGCTCAGCAGAACGAAGCGTTCTTATACACACAGGGACAGTTTGTGAATATACAGACCGATGACATGCTCACAGTGACGACCCGACTGCTTTTAACTTGTACCAGGAACTGCTGATTACATGTTTGAACTTTTCGCTTCCGCACACAAAACTGTCCCCGCGGGGGTTCCGTTGGTGTAGTTTAAACTGCCACAGTTAAATATGTGGAAACAAGCTTAGCTAGGCCACTTACAgtcctttaaatatttttttatatatgtttcttttaaattcagttATGGTAAAGTATCAGGGAGAAAGAGCAGTTTACCGTGTTTCACTCTTCACAAAGATTTTGAGTGAGCCTctcctaagacagctgggataggccccAGCCCACCGGCgaacctgaactggataagcggaagagaatggatggaaatTTGTATGATCGATTGGCTGATATTAATCTGCACCAGTGACTGTAGAAAGCTCCGACAGTCATTGATCTGCACTGATTGTATGTTGATACGTGTTGGCCTGTTTTATCTGCTGAATTGCTCCAACAatcaacattttaatatttttattctaaacCGAAtgctttctcttttatttaataGAGTTTCCTCAAACAAATGTCCCAAAGATTATAAAGCTCCTCATACATCATAAGCAGTATATTTTGAAGTAGCCGCACAGTTGTATCCGTGAGTCCACAGTAACACCGTTAATCATTTTCATAATGGTCTGAAAGGTACTctattataatattaataacagtAATGATTGGATGCTCTTGTTTCAagttgctttcaaaaataaaaaagaactgTTGAATTAGTTGTCTTTAAATAAGTACTTAATTAAAacagtaatattttttaaattaatttaaaaaaaatcataaaaaggtGTACTCTAACCCTCTTCTGTCTCCTCCCACAATTATGTTTTCTCACGCGCTCTGAATAAATGATTTAATTGGCTGAGCGGCATCGCAGGGATTAGTTACAGTTCACGCCATTGGTCGGTGTGGAAAATAGAATATTATCATTAGAATAATAGATATAGATAGACACAATAGAATCAGCTTGTCATACTTTAGTAAAAGGCCTGAGTCCGCCTGTGGAGACTCAGGCCTTTTACTAAAACACCACGGGGAcgctttctttttttagcacttttattttgacaggtatagtaaacaaacactgaattgatagctttattttgaaaacaacaAACCGGAAGAGGTGCTGACGCAGGGTTGTTGCTGACAACGGTCTACGTTGACTTCAGACGCCACAAAGTGAATCGGTTGTAAGAGAGCGGCTGGATTATTACGGTAAAACAAATTTCATGATGCTGTGTTTGGTAGAAACTGAACATGTTAGAAGCACGCGGGGCTCACGCGCTGTGATGCTCGTGCGTTGTTAGTCGGGTGTTGTGGGGCTAATTTGTTGTGATGAGGTCATTTGTTAACACTGCGGTGTTCTGGTTTAGCCCAGCTAAGCGTCGTTTCAGTTACTGAAGCCTCACAGCGTATGAAACGCCATAAAATGTGCATCCGTGTGCCGAATATGGTGAATGCAGCCGAGCCAGCTTGCTAGGCGGTTTGCTAATGCGTTTCGCTGTGTGATAATGACCAGCGAGTGTGGCTGCGTTAGCCTGTTCAGCTTTTCTGAATCCGCAGCTACTGAcactgaaatgtttctcccgCTGAGCCGTTTGGTAAAAGTAAAAGAGGTCAGCTGCTCACTTGTTGCTTTTATCGCTGGACTGCCAGCAGTGAAGGTGTCTGCTCAGCCCGCCAAACTCCGTTCGGGTTTAATGCTCTTCTCTCCTTCCCCCAAAATCATTCGTAGCATTTCCCCAAAGATGACGTCTCACTTCAAAAATGTGCATATATCACACATTATCATGTTATGGTAGTGCATCAGTGTGTTCATAGCTTGCAGTGATGTCCCTTCCACTTACACACTACACTGTATTTTGTAGTTTATCGGTTATGATTGGATTTTACTGGAAAACTTTACATTAGACATTGAAAAATGAGACAGCCTCTGGGTGTAGTTTCATACTGACGCAGAGGTTACAGAATCAGGCTGATGGTGTCTGTGAGCTACACCCTCTGCATAAACTGCCCTGGTGGCAGGCGGAGGTTCTGAATGGCAAACAAAATGCGAAACTATTCTGTTTAAAATAGAGGTGATCAAAAAATGACGCGTTCTGCTGTCTTGTGACAGGATAAGCCAACAGTCCTTTTATGGTTGTGCCTTTCTTTCCTCCGGTTGAGCTAATTATTAGGATTGGATCATCTCTGGGCTTTAGAAAGGattttagaaatattaaaagTAACCTCAGTACAACCCGGGACACCAGTCACTGACTGCGTGCTTCATATCTGAAAAGCATCGAGGTGATTTTCCTTAAAACTCTGGAGTGCACTGCTCCTATGCTGGACCTGATCACACTGATTGGTCTGGTACTTGTGTGCAGTCACATTAACAGACAGACACATACAGTTTTACAACGTTCAGCCACCGAATGTTTTTAAGTATAGTTGTCGCCTCAGTTATGTTATTATTACTAGCTGCAAAGTTCAGCCTCCTGTGATATTTACCAAACCTGGATGTAAAAGTGACCCTTGCCTGAATTGCCCAGTGTCATCATTTTGACTTCAAGCAGCCAGCAGTGTTAGGTGATCATGCCTGAAAAGGCCTCTAGAGTATAAACatcttaaaatacattttataaataaatgtaactcACCAAGAAGACTGGGGCGAAAGCTGCGTTGACATGAAAGCTGTAGCAGTGATTTCAAACATCAGTGAGTTGCATGCAGGAGATGAAATGAGCTGTTCCTTACACATATGTCATGTCAGAAACAGTGGTTGCTTTTTTGTGGGATTTTTGGTTCCCATTGTTcaggttcttcttctttttgtggcGTCCCTCAGGTAAAAAAACGTAAAATGAACTTCCCCAGCTAGAGGTGATTGGAGTTTAAGCTCAGTGTCAGTCTCTGGTCGGCATTAGAAACTGTGGAGTGTGTTGTGGTGCAGAAATGTtactgcaggtgtgtgtgtgtgtgtgtgtgtgtgtgtgtgtgtgagtgtgagagagagagaaatggagagaGGGAATGTTGCTGCTGCTTGCATGTACATGCcagtattgtctttttttttcttttgcatatttGATGGTGCATGCTGCTGTTAGGGATGAACCCTTTGGTAGTATTTAGACTACTGAAGCTGAAATGccataaaagcataaaataagTAGAGCAGTGTTTCACATGCAGAAATGCTCAGTAATAATACTGTGTCACTCCATGGCTTTTTTCTGCACTAGAGCTTTGCTAGGAATCATTTCCTGAGCCCCTGGAGCAGGCTTTGACTAAACTGCCCTCCTCAGCTGCTCTGCAGTgctgagagagaagaggaatagAGGGGGCAGGGTGCTGTGCTCGCTGGATGCTTCTGTTAGATGCTCATATGTACACAAAGtggctttttctgtgtgtgtatatatatatatatatatgtgtgtgtgtgtgtgcgcgcatgcaCACATGTGGGTAGTGCAGCACGATCCACAAACAATGCCTGATGCATACATGGTGTTGTGGCTGGATGCACTGCATGGGCAAAGATACACAAGATTCAGCATTGTCATCATTTGTAACATGTGTAACAGAGATCCAAGGTTACAGAGTCACCGTACGTTCTATAGCTAGTAgttcttgctaatgacctactaattctTTCTCAGTTGTGGTGCAGCAGTGGCATATTAAAACGTTTCAGGGCACCAGCCCTCTAGGACTTGAGTTTGACACCCATGCCCTATCAGATCCAATCCTGAACTAACCTTGTCGACACTAAGGATGCAACTATCTGGTTAAAAAAACcaagcaaacacaaagaaagctaCTTTAAACTGAGCAGAGAGGTGGAAATCAGCTTTCAAGGCTAACCCTTATACCCTGCTCACAAACCGTAGTCCTTGCAGTCCTCCCGGTTGTCTCCCAGTGAAACTCTGCATGCTTTGCGTTCTGGTTCCTCTTCTCCTGACCTCTGACTATTTACACTTGGGCGTCTCCTCCACCATCAGAGTGATGATCCTGAAACTTTAGCATTACATCTTTTCAGTGCTTCTCAGCTTAAAAAGCCAAATAGGCTCAATAAATTAGGCAAATAGCAACAGATCATCCAGTGCAGACAATAGGACTGAATGCCACGAAAGTAAACATTTTGAATCCAGAGCTGTCAGACCTGAAGTGCCTGGAGCGAGCTTACCTGTTTCAGTATGAATGTAACGTGTGAAACTTTGTCATAGAAATAAACTCACAGTCAGGTTTTGTGCCCCTGACCCACTGCTGTGACCTCCATTGGTCTGTTCAGTTTAGGAACTGAATGAAGAGAAAGGAAATGAGGAACCTGTTACTGTTCACATCATCATAAATGTTAACCAACATCCTCCCCGACAGCTGCATGGTTACTGACTGACATGCAGATAGTGTGCAAACAGTTGCTTTTCACtcagtttgtctgtgtgtgtgtttggctgcaGCAATTGGCCGACTGTGTCTGCTGGTTAGTAgcgatatttatttaaagctaCATGCTGTCAGCTAGCATAAcatcacagctgtgtgtgtacgtgtgtgggCATGAGAGTAAGAGTGGAGTAAATAGGTGGGGGATGGTAGATAAAAAGGAAGCATGTAGAAAATATGGGCAGTTAataagagaggagaggagtgaTGCAGTCATTAAACTGAGGAAGTGGCTCATGCTGTGTTTGAACCTTATTGTTGGAGCTCCATTTGAAAGTCATCAGACTGATGAATCCTTTCTTCAGATATATCAGatataaagctttttttctgtttgctgaagctaaaaaaacaaaaagcaggacCAAACTGTGGTGGCACTCTGAGACTAATcagtctctctgctgctgcacgtCTCAGGCCACTGTTCAGCGTTTCTGGTTTGTCACCAGTGAAACTGCCTGCTGGGTTAACCCTAGCCACACTAAGAAACTCTCTCAGAAGAGAATCTCAGCTTCTAGAGTTTTACTTCCTGGTGAAATGAAGgttagaaaaagaaatcaaacagatttttaaaaatctcaaaaaATGTGTCCCTGATACTGTTCTTGTACACAGATCCATAGCTCCAGAAACAGGAAGCATGCAGGAACTGATGGTAAGTCACCACCTGGAGCATGGCCAAAGCTCCTGAGGGGGAAAAGGTGTCTTCATTTTTCTTGAACTAAAACTACTCAGAGTAACAAAAATCCACTGAGGGTTGGCACACCAGTGACAATAAAATCCCACAGGCTCTTTGTATCACGTACCTGTGGTGAGTGgtctatttttctcattaacATCTCCTTCAGCTGTGGGAGCTGTCACTGGGAGAGGTTTGTGCATCAGTCAATATGCCAGCggatgttttatttatatgaataaaacatctGGAGCCCACCTCAGTTACCATGGCGAGAGAatcggggtacaccctggacagctcgCCAGCTAAACTCAGTGCACCTCCTGGAAGTAAAAAAGTACCAAAGCTTTACACAAAATGAAATCATATCAGCGCTGCTTTCGTCTTTACACTCTGCCACAGCTACCTGTAACTTCATCTTTGCAGACAAACAAGTTGTTTTTTCaccttgtatttatttatcaagATGCAAAATCTAAAGTACTTCATTCATTGGTTACGTGAGGTGAAACTCACATAGTTGTGAGATCTCCTGATATAATGCAGGTGTTGGTGAGTTTAGTGTCTTCCTGCACAGGATGCTGTACATTCTTGTCCATCGTCAGCTCAGACGAGTTGATCAAGTTGATGTTGGGCGATTCATGTCAGCACACATTATGTCgtttttcttgtctttcatGCATTCGTCATGCTGCAGTTTGTGGTATGTTTCTATAGGGCTGAAGAAGTTAGTTGTTACTCTGCAGTGCAGATCTATAGTAGTCTTTGCTTGTGGTTTGTCCTTGGTTAACGTCACTTGGCTGAAGCAGATCTAATAAGCCAAAGGAAACTGTACGACCACCTCAGCATCGCTAAGATGTTCTGTGTAACTGTGTACACTCTTTATTTCTGGAGGTGTGATCGGAATAATTAGAGGCTGTGAGAAAGGGATCGCGCAGCATTAGCCTGAAGATTACTGCTGTTGTCTGATGTTATTTAGATGGTGCTGATGCAGCATGTCACCCACTGCAGCAGCATCAATCACTAATGGATTtcattctttcatcttttaaaCTCAGTCGAGTTGGGTAACAGTGAGTGTGATAAAGGGACAGCGTATTCTGTGGAAGTTCAAATGTCTCGTGTTTCTTAGAAACTTCACGGATGTGACTTCATGTTGCTTCAGTTGTGCAGAAATGTTTGATTTGATCTGGGTCTGATATAATGTCACAGCATCAGGTTCAAAcacagtttggctgagatgTGCTGACCTGAAGCGTTTTTGTCTCTTGCAGCTTGTGCGTGTATGTTTGAGTGAGCTGAAGAAAGACATCGCTGTGccgtctgtgtgtatgtgagagcgCACGTGTGTGCGATGTCTTCAGAACTGCT from Astatotilapia calliptera chromosome 23, fAstCal1.2, whole genome shotgun sequence harbors:
- the arl6ip6 gene encoding ADP-ribosylation factor-like protein 6-interacting protein 6, with the protein product MSSRYMFGQEPARSARRNGPKPWPVVALSVLGSAGAVAAVGFLCALIYPILKELRAERVTGEDGTEEKMLGFWSLLVLSVLVGCICCVFSWMLTYLDSFQPGMDFPTLRTVAHVRDASDRGFHVGYGVAVLNGIMAMLTIIWSLC